A single window of Acinetobacter wuhouensis DNA harbors:
- a CDS encoding HPP family protein yields MFHTQLEWLNTLKPNFKVLPLKDRLLCGLGALLGLAISSLISWYVLGDFNAWYIAPMGASSVLLFAVPASPLAQPWNMVVGNTIAGIIGVTCALFISNQTEAFSIAVALAIFLMMTTDSLHPPSGAVAITAVLGGESVHQLGYNFIFYPVLLNSVLLLVVAIIFNRLLGKQYPQVAQVNTRSKDPTPTQKVTIQPQDIQEVLEHQTQLLDISEYDLQKIILEAQEKANARNVSQYLCQDIMTKDVISLDEQDDIHKALDKFKKVNLMSLPVINSQHELVGTLALYDVVEWFKRAADPRASWEHLVKQIMNRKVITAQPQQPIQDLVPYFVERSFNYIPVVEQQKLVGIISRADMIAVLQQQLNQSKL; encoded by the coding sequence GTGTTTCATACCCAACTTGAATGGTTAAATACCTTAAAACCCAATTTTAAAGTTTTACCGCTAAAAGACCGATTGTTGTGTGGACTCGGCGCATTACTGGGCTTGGCAATATCTTCACTTATCAGTTGGTATGTACTCGGTGACTTTAACGCATGGTATATCGCACCAATGGGAGCTTCATCCGTATTGCTCTTTGCTGTACCTGCAAGTCCATTGGCACAACCGTGGAATATGGTGGTGGGGAATACAATTGCAGGGATTATTGGGGTAACTTGCGCACTATTTATTTCCAATCAAACAGAAGCATTTAGCATTGCAGTTGCTTTAGCAATCTTTCTGATGATGACTACAGATTCATTGCATCCACCAAGTGGTGCTGTTGCGATTACGGCTGTATTGGGAGGAGAGTCAGTTCACCAGCTGGGCTACAACTTTATTTTCTATCCTGTTTTATTAAATTCTGTTTTATTGCTGGTTGTGGCGATTATTTTCAACCGTTTGTTGGGGAAACAATACCCACAAGTTGCACAAGTCAATACACGTTCCAAAGACCCAACCCCGACACAGAAAGTCACTATTCAACCTCAAGATATTCAAGAGGTTTTAGAGCATCAAACTCAGCTTTTGGATATTAGTGAATACGATCTACAAAAAATCATTTTAGAAGCACAAGAAAAAGCCAATGCTCGAAATGTCAGTCAATATCTTTGCCAAGATATTATGACCAAAGATGTGATTAGTTTAGATGAGCAAGATGATATTCATAAAGCCTTAGATAAATTTAAAAAAGTGAATTTGATGAGTCTGCCTGTGATCAATTCACAACATGAATTGGTTGGAACATTGGCACTTTATGACGTCGTGGAGTGGTTTAAGCGTGCGGCAGATCCTCGTGCATCATGGGAGCATCTGGTTAAACAAATCATGAATCGCAAAGTGATCACTGCACAACCGCAACAACCCATTCAGGACTTAGTGCCTTATTTTGTTGAGCGATCATTTAACTATATTCCTGTGGTCGAACAGCAAAAACTGGTGGGGATCATTAGTCGTGCAGATATGATTGCTGTATTACAACAGCAGTTAAATCAATCTAAACTTTAA
- a CDS encoding PspC domain-containing protein, which produces MANSGLYRSNRHNMIAGVMGGIAERFGWNVTLLRIIFVVVSCMSAAFPGILVYLILWLLIPKQDLRLDSTYSYQRPTRTIYEEKTH; this is translated from the coding sequence ATGGCCAATTCTGGTTTATATCGTTCTAACCGACACAATATGATCGCCGGTGTAATGGGCGGTATTGCTGAACGTTTTGGTTGGAATGTGACATTATTACGAATTATCTTCGTTGTTGTTTCATGTATGAGTGCGGCTTTTCCAGGGATTCTTGTCTATTTAATTCTTTGGTTGCTAATACCAAAACAAGATTTACGCTTAGATAGCACATACAGCTACCAACGCCCTACGCGTACCATTTACGAAGAGAAAACGCATTAA
- a CDS encoding long-chain-acyl-CoA synthetase: protein MSQTTQTDLIGFADVAERLPKFINKIPNLLSGLKQAYIRTPNSPAGLGLAFERATKNNPYGDALLFEEQRYSYKELNNWANQIAHFYLSIGIKKGDTVTVMVENRPELLATIIAFAKLGVTSALVNTSQTGKVLAHSINLVKPVAIVVGEECRVAVDEIRQDLAIQPENFHWFADQETQKDAGKAPKGYINLAEVLEQFPKFNVPTTHSVKGKDGLFYIYTSGTTGLPKAVIFSNSRWTLAYGTYGHVLNLNEDDVMYCTLPLYHATGMVVCWCGAIAGSSAFAIRRKYSTSAFWTDVQKFNASAIGYVGELCRYLMDAPASENDHKHRVTKMIGNGMRPNIWGKFKERFGIQEILELYASSEGNVGFSNIFNFDNTVGFSPTPYAIVQFDKEKNEAVRDNKGFCTKVQKGEVGLLIGKITKRSPFDGYTDPEKNKSVIMNDVFKKGDSYFITGDLVRDIGFRHAQFVDRLGDTFRWKGENVSTTEVENICSEYPKITEAVVYGVEIPNTNGRAGMAAITLHDGQELTEQDLSQMVSDFKKNLPAYAVPVFLRIQEVVETTGTFKYQKNKLKEQAFDPAKTSDRLLVLLPNANAYCDVTSEIYANIEAYQYRF, encoded by the coding sequence ATGAGCCAAACCACACAGACCGATTTGATCGGTTTTGCTGATGTAGCAGAGCGCTTGCCAAAATTCATCAATAAAATTCCCAATCTACTCAGCGGGCTGAAACAAGCTTATATCAGAACGCCGAACTCGCCTGCTGGTCTTGGTCTTGCATTTGAACGCGCAACAAAGAACAATCCTTATGGTGATGCGTTATTGTTTGAAGAGCAACGCTACAGCTATAAAGAGCTCAATAACTGGGCGAATCAAATTGCACATTTTTATCTTTCAATTGGGATAAAAAAAGGCGATACCGTTACAGTAATGGTTGAGAATCGTCCTGAACTCTTAGCGACCATTATTGCCTTTGCTAAACTCGGCGTGACTTCAGCGCTCGTCAATACATCGCAAACTGGTAAGGTACTGGCACATAGCATTAACCTTGTAAAACCCGTTGCTATTGTTGTTGGTGAAGAATGTCGAGTAGCCGTCGATGAAATTCGTCAAGACTTAGCGATTCAACCTGAAAATTTCCACTGGTTTGCAGATCAAGAAACGCAAAAAGATGCAGGAAAAGCACCAAAAGGTTATATCAACCTTGCTGAAGTTTTAGAACAATTTCCAAAATTTAATGTGCCTACGACACATAGTGTCAAAGGCAAAGACGGCTTATTTTATATTTATACTTCTGGAACGACAGGCTTACCTAAAGCGGTGATTTTCTCAAACAGCCGTTGGACACTGGCATACGGTACATACGGTCACGTACTTAATCTCAATGAAGATGATGTAATGTACTGTACCCTACCGCTTTATCACGCAACAGGTATGGTGGTGTGCTGGTGTGGTGCAATCGCAGGGAGTTCAGCCTTTGCAATTCGTCGCAAATACTCAACCTCAGCATTTTGGACAGATGTACAAAAATTTAATGCTTCTGCAATCGGCTATGTCGGAGAACTCTGTCGTTACTTGATGGATGCACCAGCCTCTGAAAATGACCATAAACATCGTGTGACCAAGATGATTGGTAATGGTATGCGTCCAAATATTTGGGGCAAATTCAAAGAGCGTTTTGGTATCCAAGAAATTCTTGAACTTTATGCATCAAGTGAAGGTAATGTCGGTTTTAGTAATATCTTTAACTTTGACAATACGGTTGGTTTCTCTCCTACACCTTATGCAATCGTTCAATTTGATAAAGAAAAGAATGAAGCCGTTCGTGATAACAAAGGATTCTGCACAAAAGTTCAAAAGGGTGAAGTGGGCTTATTGATTGGTAAAATTACCAAACGCTCTCCTTTTGATGGCTATACAGACCCTGAAAAGAATAAATCTGTGATCATGAATGACGTCTTTAAAAAAGGCGACTCGTACTTTATTACAGGTGATTTGGTTCGTGATATTGGTTTCCGTCATGCACAATTCGTCGATCGTTTAGGTGATACCTTCCGTTGGAAAGGTGAAAATGTCTCAACCACAGAAGTTGAGAATATTTGCAGTGAATATCCAAAAATCACTGAAGCGGTGGTTTATGGTGTAGAAATTCCAAATACCAATGGTCGTGCAGGTATGGCAGCCATCACCTTACATGATGGACAAGAACTTACAGAACAAGATCTTAGCCAAATGGTTTCAGACTTCAAAAAGAACCTCCCTGCTTATGCAGTTCCCGTGTTCTTACGCATTCAAGAAGTGGTTGAAACGACGGGTACTTTTAAATATCAGAAGAATAAATTGAAGGAACAAGCCTTTGATCCTGCAAAAACTTCTGATCGTTTATTGGTTTTATTACCGAATGCCAATGCCTATTGCGATGTCACTTCTGAAATCTATGCCAATATTGAAGCGTATCAATACCGTTTCTAA
- a CDS encoding Rne/Rng family ribonuclease, translating to MKRMLINATHAEEVRVALITGHRLYDFDLENRTREQKKANIYKGHVTRVEPSLEAVFVEYGAGRQGFLSMREIANTYYKADPRQTSNIRELITEGTELLVQVEKEERGNKGAALSTYISLAGRYLVLMPNNPKGGGISRQISGSVREELKEMLASLNTPRGMSVIVRTAGIGRSQEELQLDLQHLLDLWAQIQGTANSGPSPMLVHQEAGVVTRAIRDYLRDDVAEILIDSEQAYNEAYNFVKAVMPNQLDKLKTYTLNEPLFAHFGIESQIQTAYEREVKLPSGGSIVIDQTEALVSIDINSAKSTRGHDVEETALSTNLEAAEEISRQLRLRDIGGLVVIDFIDMTKERNQRMVEAKLREATQSDRARIQFGQLSRFGLMEMSRQRLRPSLEEATGYVCPRCHGTGMVRDLRSLSLSIMRKVEEIALKERHGEVQVEVPVEIAAFLLNEKRHSLVYLEQTSNVRVTVLPHPHLETPHYEISYNPEGFAPTSYERTEATRSSEKELGYESSEWHLEEEQAHQHTAAPVQTQNNKQGKKQQSQPQAQQQQRQQAVQAQVAQPSSSPCAWLENLFVQKQAATVDQSRTANNAAASIEQMVNGGAVSRGQFGQVNQAPSAPTIEARVIPETNAYLSHAPAQKQEPREYEKHVEREDKPQRNNKNKNRNKHKEQRDQSNDQHQVIEEVVQVTRQEQRQEQRQDNRQEQRDQRRQQKQQRPQHEQHADANNNAEQAVPRRDRNQQQRPQRPNRHRDHSVFNGEQQPAQVNTPAVETQQAAQNQQPKVEFVDAPQQAQLTTALVVNIDQAQSEIVALTPPQQAPAPAKQQKHRREAKAEVAVEAPTATPVANTTPVEQAPVVEVQAQQPVQRASNDPRQKRRQQREAAQAKAATPKLNPSQVPTLGQYTVRSLITHVYGDDCAVLIEQFGLIPTFNRALAKFTEEYAATLTVVETSEPAVKQPVTRDVAVTKAAPEAEPAEVLDLTPPKPENDRRVANDPRERRRLAKQAAAQAKQEHQAEVVKTAESDVIEAAPVQAEATTETIATETEATTPVEAVETEAAPVVEEAKVEVSVETDAVVDTTKEAEAEKPQQSLALETAETVKDEATQQAETVATDEKPARPRRPRGRPPKKATPPTTE from the coding sequence ATGAAACGTATGTTGATCAATGCAACACATGCCGAAGAAGTTCGCGTTGCACTCATCACTGGTCACCGTCTTTACGATTTCGACTTAGAAAATCGTACACGTGAGCAAAAGAAAGCCAATATTTATAAAGGTCATGTCACTCGCGTAGAGCCTTCTTTAGAAGCTGTATTTGTAGAATATGGTGCAGGTCGTCAAGGCTTCTTGTCGATGCGCGAAATTGCCAATACTTATTACAAAGCAGACCCTCGCCAAACTTCAAATATTCGTGAATTGATCACTGAAGGCACAGAACTTCTTGTTCAAGTTGAAAAAGAAGAACGTGGCAATAAAGGTGCTGCCCTTTCTACTTATATTTCACTTGCAGGTCGTTATTTGGTACTTATGCCAAACAACCCTAAAGGTGGCGGTATCAGTCGTCAAATTTCAGGTTCAGTTCGTGAAGAGTTGAAAGAAATGTTGGCGTCTTTAAATACCCCTCGTGGGATGAGCGTCATCGTTCGTACCGCAGGTATTGGTCGTTCACAAGAAGAATTACAACTCGACTTACAACATTTATTAGACCTTTGGGCACAAATCCAAGGGACTGCAAATTCTGGTCCATCACCAATGTTGGTACATCAAGAAGCAGGTGTAGTGACACGTGCGATTCGTGATTATCTACGTGATGATGTTGCAGAAATTTTAATTGATTCTGAGCAAGCCTATAACGAAGCATATAACTTTGTTAAAGCGGTAATGCCAAACCAACTCGACAAACTCAAAACTTATACTTTAAATGAACCATTATTTGCTCATTTTGGTATCGAAAGCCAAATCCAAACTGCTTATGAACGTGAAGTAAAACTTCCTTCCGGTGGTTCTATTGTCATCGACCAAACTGAAGCATTGGTTTCTATTGATATTAACTCTGCGAAATCTACCCGTGGTCATGATGTTGAAGAAACAGCATTAAGTACTAACTTAGAAGCAGCTGAAGAAATTTCTCGTCAATTGCGTTTACGTGATATTGGCGGTTTAGTCGTGATCGACTTTATCGACATGACCAAAGAACGCAACCAACGTATGGTTGAAGCGAAACTTCGTGAAGCGACGCAAAGCGATCGTGCACGTATCCAATTTGGTCAATTATCACGTTTTGGTTTAATGGAAATGAGCCGTCAACGCTTGCGTCCATCACTTGAAGAAGCAACTGGTTATGTCTGCCCGCGCTGTCATGGCACAGGTATGGTACGTGACTTACGTTCGCTTTCTCTTTCAATCATGCGTAAAGTTGAAGAGATTGCACTCAAAGAACGTCATGGTGAAGTTCAAGTTGAAGTGCCTGTAGAGATTGCAGCATTCTTATTGAATGAAAAGCGTCACAGTCTTGTTTACTTAGAACAAACCTCAAATGTACGTGTGACTGTATTGCCACATCCACATTTAGAAACACCACATTACGAAATTTCGTATAACCCTGAAGGCTTTGCGCCAACAAGCTATGAACGTACTGAAGCAACTCGTTCAAGCGAAAAAGAATTGGGTTATGAGTCATCTGAGTGGCATTTAGAAGAAGAGCAAGCACATCAGCACACTGCTGCACCTGTTCAAACTCAAAACAATAAGCAAGGCAAAAAACAACAAAGCCAACCACAAGCTCAGCAACAGCAAAGACAACAAGCTGTTCAAGCTCAAGTTGCGCAACCATCATCAAGCCCATGCGCTTGGTTAGAAAACTTGTTTGTTCAAAAACAAGCAGCAACTGTAGATCAGTCACGTACTGCGAATAATGCAGCAGCTTCTATTGAACAAATGGTCAATGGTGGTGCGGTAAGCCGTGGTCAATTTGGTCAAGTCAATCAAGCGCCTTCTGCACCAACGATTGAAGCACGTGTTATACCTGAAACCAATGCTTATCTTTCACACGCGCCTGCTCAAAAGCAAGAACCTCGTGAGTATGAAAAGCATGTTGAACGTGAGGACAAACCTCAACGTAACAACAAAAACAAAAATCGCAATAAGCACAAAGAGCAACGCGATCAATCAAATGATCAACATCAGGTGATTGAAGAAGTTGTTCAGGTGACTCGTCAGGAACAACGCCAAGAGCAGCGTCAGGACAATCGCCAAGAACAACGTGATCAACGTCGTCAGCAAAAACAACAACGTCCTCAGCATGAACAACATGCAGATGCGAACAATAATGCTGAACAAGCTGTTCCACGTCGTGACCGCAATCAACAACAGCGTCCACAACGACCAAACCGTCATCGTGACCACAGCGTGTTTAATGGTGAGCAACAACCTGCTCAAGTGAATACACCTGCTGTTGAAACACAACAAGCGGCTCAAAATCAACAACCTAAAGTTGAATTCGTCGATGCACCTCAGCAGGCGCAATTAACTACAGCTTTGGTTGTAAATATTGATCAAGCGCAAAGTGAAATTGTGGCATTAACACCACCACAACAAGCACCTGCACCTGCGAAGCAACAAAAGCATCGTCGTGAAGCTAAAGCTGAAGTTGCCGTTGAAGCACCAACTGCTACACCAGTAGCAAATACAACACCTGTAGAGCAAGCACCTGTTGTAGAAGTTCAAGCTCAACAACCTGTTCAACGTGCGAGTAATGACCCACGTCAAAAGCGCCGTCAACAACGTGAAGCCGCTCAAGCCAAAGCTGCCACACCAAAACTTAATCCGTCTCAAGTACCGACCTTAGGTCAGTATACTGTACGTAGCTTGATTACTCATGTTTATGGTGATGATTGTGCTGTATTGATTGAACAGTTTGGATTAATCCCAACGTTCAACCGTGCGTTGGCGAAGTTCACAGAAGAATATGCTGCAACGCTCACTGTTGTAGAAACTTCTGAACCTGCGGTTAAACAACCAGTAACACGTGATGTTGCTGTGACTAAAGCTGCACCTGAAGCCGAGCCTGCGGAAGTGTTAGACCTAACACCACCAAAGCCAGAAAATGACCGTCGTGTAGCCAATGATCCACGTGAACGTCGTCGTTTAGCCAAACAAGCGGCTGCTCAAGCAAAGCAAGAGCATCAAGCTGAAGTTGTGAAAACAGCTGAATCTGATGTTATTGAAGCAGCACCTGTTCAAGCTGAAGCAACAACTGAAACTATCGCAACTGAGACTGAAGCAACCACACCAGTTGAAGCAGTAGAAACAGAAGCTGCACCAGTGGTTGAAGAAGCAAAAGTTGAAGTTTCAGTAGAAACTGATGCTGTTGTTGATACAACAAAAGAAGCCGAAGCTGAAAAACCACAGCAATCGCTTGCATTGGAAACAGCTGAAACTGTGAAAGATGAAGCAACGCAACAAGCTGAGACTGTTGCGACAGATGAAAAACCTGCTCGTCCACGTCGCCCACGTGGTCGTCCACCCAAAAAAGCAACACCACCAACAACTGAATAA
- a CDS encoding RluA family pseudouridine synthase → MNSTQDWQSVTWFEVDEHQEAQRIDNFLFSRLKGVPKSRIYRLIREGQVRVNKKRVKAETKLAIGDQIRVAPIRFEQKDESAVPVSDKVAQSLLSRVVYEDEGLMVVNKPSGIAVHGGSGVAYGLIEGLRAATGKKYLELIHRIDRDTSGLVMISKKRSVLKTLQDLLREHKIRKTYAAIAKGQVSLDDQLIDQPLLRYELANGERRVRVSKDGKESKTQWKVAERFMHATLVHASPLSGRTHQIRVHGLSIGHPLVGDDKYGHETEYRGPNPRRLCLHAMRLEIPSYPVIEAPLPEDMQSLVAQLRSQKADKPVV, encoded by the coding sequence ATGAATTCTACGCAAGACTGGCAAAGTGTCACCTGGTTTGAAGTCGACGAACATCAGGAAGCTCAACGTATTGATAATTTTTTATTTTCACGTTTAAAAGGTGTGCCAAAAAGTCGCATCTATCGTTTGATTCGTGAGGGGCAAGTTCGTGTTAATAAAAAGCGCGTTAAAGCTGAAACCAAGCTCGCGATTGGCGATCAGATCCGTGTTGCACCGATTCGTTTTGAGCAAAAAGATGAGTCTGCTGTGCCTGTGTCAGATAAGGTGGCGCAAAGTTTATTAAGCCGTGTGGTCTATGAAGATGAAGGTTTAATGGTGGTCAATAAACCTTCAGGCATCGCAGTACATGGCGGTAGCGGTGTTGCTTATGGTTTGATTGAAGGGTTGCGTGCTGCAACAGGTAAAAAATATTTAGAATTGATTCACCGTATTGACCGTGATACGTCTGGTTTGGTGATGATTAGTAAAAAGCGTAGCGTACTGAAAACACTGCAAGACTTGTTGCGTGAACATAAAATTCGTAAGACTTATGCTGCAATTGCCAAAGGTCAAGTGAGTTTGGATGATCAATTGATTGATCAACCTTTATTGCGTTATGAATTGGCAAATGGCGAACGTCGTGTCCGTGTGTCAAAAGACGGTAAAGAATCTAAGACACAATGGAAAGTCGCTGAGCGTTTTATGCATGCAACGCTTGTACATGCTTCACCGCTGTCTGGACGCACGCATCAGATTCGTGTGCATGGTTTGAGTATTGGTCATCCACTCGTTGGGGATGATAAGTATGGACATGAAACTGAATATCGTGGACCTAATCCACGTCGTTTGTGTCTGCATGCGATGCGTTTGGAAATTCCAAGCTATCCTGTGATTGAAGCACCTTTGCCTGAAGATATGCAGAGTTTGGTGGCGCAGTTAAGATCGCAGAAAGCGGATAAGCCTGTTGTTTAA
- a CDS encoding HAD-IA family hydrolase — MQKPVELIIFDWDGTLFDSVGQIVASLLFAAEQFEQPLTPEAAKSIIGLGLPEVAQVLFPTVPELHTEILKCYGDHYVEHSKGDQWFAGVSEMLYDLHAQNIKLAVATGKSRKGLDRVLGQTNSHELFTVTRAASETKSKPDPLMLAEILQHTGIQADRAIMVGDTSYDLEMAKNIAMPRVGVSYGVHRIEVLQSFNPLTIANDVSALHDFLLQQVQLKDVV, encoded by the coding sequence ATGCAAAAACCTGTAGAACTGATTATTTTTGACTGGGACGGAACACTGTTTGATTCTGTCGGGCAGATTGTGGCGAGTTTATTGTTTGCTGCTGAGCAATTTGAGCAACCTTTAACACCTGAAGCTGCAAAAAGTATTATCGGTTTAGGTTTACCTGAAGTGGCTCAGGTTTTATTTCCAACTGTGCCTGAACTGCATACAGAAATTTTAAAATGCTATGGTGATCATTATGTGGAGCATTCCAAAGGTGATCAGTGGTTCGCTGGTGTTTCTGAAATGCTATATGATTTACATGCACAAAACATCAAATTGGCAGTGGCGACAGGTAAAAGCCGTAAAGGTTTAGATCGTGTGTTGGGGCAAACCAACAGTCATGAATTATTCACCGTGACCCGTGCAGCGAGTGAAACCAAGTCCAAACCTGATCCATTAATGTTGGCTGAAATTTTACAACACACAGGGATTCAGGCTGATCGTGCGATTATGGTCGGTGATACTTCTTATGATCTGGAAATGGCGAAAAACATTGCGATGCCACGTGTAGGCGTGAGTTATGGGGTACATCGGATTGAAGTTTTACAAAGCTTTAATCCATTAACGATTGCGAATGATGTCAGCGCTTTGCATGATTTTTTACTTCAACAGGTTCAGCTTAAAGACGTGGTTTAA
- a CDS encoding fumarylacetoacetate hydrolase family protein has protein sequence MSNSAVVQTSVESVALALREAELSKTAIAPVRPQLGGESADVDIAYAVQEENTKRAIAEGRRLVGRKIGLTSIAVQKQLGVDSPDFGMLFADMAFGDGEAIPAGLLIQPKVEAEIALVINKDLTQEKHTYADIISATEYALPAVEVVDSRIENWKISLIDTVADNASSAAYVLGSKPVKLENLDLVNCKMTMTRSGEVVSQGVGKACLSNPLNAAVWLADEMVRRGRPLLAGDIILTGALGPMVVAHAGDEFVVEIEGFGSVTAAFAAE, from the coding sequence ATGTCGAATTCTGCTGTTGTTCAAACAAGTGTTGAATCGGTTGCTTTGGCTTTAAGAGAAGCTGAATTATCAAAAACGGCGATTGCGCCTGTTCGTCCGCAACTTGGGGGTGAAAGTGCCGATGTAGATATCGCCTATGCCGTTCAGGAAGAAAATACTAAACGTGCGATCGCTGAGGGTCGTCGTTTAGTAGGGCGCAAAATTGGTTTGACTTCAATTGCCGTACAAAAGCAGTTAGGTGTTGATTCTCCTGATTTTGGAATGTTATTCGCTGATATGGCATTTGGTGATGGTGAAGCCATTCCTGCAGGTTTGCTCATTCAACCGAAAGTTGAAGCTGAAATTGCGTTAGTGATCAATAAAGATTTAACCCAGGAAAAACACACTTACGCAGACATTATCAGTGCGACTGAATATGCCTTGCCTGCGGTTGAAGTGGTCGATAGCCGTATCGAAAACTGGAAAATTTCACTGATTGATACTGTTGCTGATAATGCGTCTTCTGCGGCGTATGTACTCGGCTCTAAGCCTGTCAAACTTGAAAATCTTGACCTTGTAAATTGCAAAATGACCATGACGCGTAGTGGTGAAGTGGTTTCTCAAGGTGTGGGTAAAGCCTGTCTTTCAAATCCGCTCAATGCAGCCGTTTGGTTAGCAGATGAAATGGTACGTCGTGGTCGTCCACTTTTGGCAGGTGACATTATTTTGACTGGTGCATTGGGTCCAATGGTTGTGGCACATGCAGGTGATGAATTTGTTGTGGAAATTGAAGGTTTTGGTTCAGTGACTGCGGCTTTTGCGGCTGAATAA
- a CDS encoding acetaldehyde dehydrogenase (acetylating), whose product MKKIKCALIGPGNIGTDLLYKLQRSEFLEPVWMVGIDPTSEGLARAAKMGIKTTAEGVDGLLPHVIADDIKIAFDATSAYVHAENSRKLNELGVQMIDLTPAAIGPFCVPPVNLEALLEAGDLPNVNMVTCGGQATIPMVAAISRVQAVEYGEIIATVSTKSVGPGTRKNIDEFTRTTAGAIEQVGGAKAGKAIIIINPAEPPLMMRDTVHCLVEGEPDQAAITESVHAMIKEVQKYVPGYKLVNGPVFDGNRVSMFLEVEGLGDYLPKYAGNLDIMTAAAARTAEMFAERLIANQVEA is encoded by the coding sequence ATGAAAAAGATTAAATGTGCATTGATCGGTCCAGGGAATATTGGTACTGATTTACTTTATAAATTACAACGCAGTGAGTTTTTAGAACCTGTATGGATGGTAGGGATTGACCCAACATCTGAAGGTCTGGCACGTGCTGCAAAAATGGGCATTAAAACCACTGCTGAAGGTGTCGATGGTCTGCTTCCTCATGTGATTGCTGACGACATTAAAATTGCTTTTGATGCGACTTCTGCATACGTACATGCTGAAAACAGCCGTAAGCTCAACGAGCTTGGCGTACAGATGATTGACTTAACGCCTGCGGCGATTGGTCCATTCTGTGTACCACCTGTAAACCTTGAAGCTTTGCTTGAAGCAGGTGATTTGCCAAATGTAAACATGGTGACTTGTGGTGGTCAGGCAACCATTCCGATGGTGGCTGCGATTTCACGTGTACAGGCGGTTGAGTATGGTGAAATTATTGCCACTGTATCGACCAAATCAGTCGGTCCAGGTACACGTAAAAATATTGATGAATTTACCCGTACGACTGCGGGCGCGATTGAGCAGGTGGGCGGTGCAAAAGCGGGTAAAGCGATCATTATCATTAACCCAGCTGAGCCACCACTGATGATGCGTGACACAGTGCATTGCCTGGTGGAAGGCGAACCTGACCAGGCAGCAATCACTGAATCTGTGCATGCCATGATCAAGGAAGTTCAGAAATACGTACCAGGTTATAAACTGGTCAATGGTCCTGTATTTGATGGCAACCGTGTATCTATGTTCCTGGAAGTTGAAGGTCTGGGTGACTATTTACCCAAATATGCAGGCAACCTCGACATCATGACCGCAGCTGCTGCACGTACTGCAGAAATGTTTGCAGAACGTCTGATCGCTAACCAAGTAGAAGCATAA